The genome window TTAGAGATAGAAATTAAAGAGGAATAAGAATGAATTGCAACATTAACAAACAATAACAaccaataaataataatattatccaTGCGTTAACTATTTACATGATTGTTCCCGTGAACTATTTTAGATCCATAATATTAATCAAACTCACTCCACTATTTACAAATTTAGCTTAAATATAATTTCTAAGCAATTAACAGAGTGATTAATCATAATCGATGAATGCATTAACTATCTCGATTGATGACTTTAACGCTATTAAGGATGCTGTAAGAATGTCATTTCGAGGTATTTCGAGAAAGGTGAATGCATCCCTCGTAATTTTAGGTATAGCACCCCTAGAACCAACAACTATAGGTATCACTTTAGCTGTCTgacaattaaatttaactcttaaATCTTCagctatatttttatatttttctcctttttctttatAAGCTTCATGCAAAGATTGTTTATCCTCGTATCTTATTGTAACGTCAATTACATATAGTTTATcaccttttttataaattatatctgGTTTCTTAAGTTCGTTACTCTCACTTTTATTAATTAAGACTTCTAGGTAAATAATACCCGTTTTTGATAAGCGATTAATCAGTAGATCACATATATCATTGTCTTTTAATGTGTTTCCGCTTAGTATGTAAACACTGTCCTAATATATGACCAAGTGTTTCTGAAGTATTTTGACACTTGCGACAATGGATATCTATGTTTATCTTAAACTGGTACAAAACAACCCTAGTGCCTACAGTATTAGTACGTAACCTTATCGCGTTAATCTAACGCGAGCCACGAAGCAACTTGGGGTTTTGCAGCCAATAATTTCCAATCCTATCTTTCGCAAAGTAGTGTGCACCTTGACCTTATAGACGTTTCTCCTGCCAGTCCTTTTGATCTTTTCTTTTCAACTTTATCTTTACTTCATATATTTCATTAATCGTTGGTGGCCAATTTAGTTGATACTTTTCAGCTACGTTTTTGTAGAATTTTGTTAAACTAGTGTGTTCCAAGGCCAATCGAGTAATCTCATCTTCAGACTGAGACATTTTAACACCGCTTTTAAGTTGTGAGAGtaatattacattttttaatctTAATAATCCTAAACCCCCATCTTTCCTAGGTGTATAACAGAAGCCTATTGATGTTGAATTTGGTAAATGCAACATATTCTTTATTTCCTGTCTTATTTCTCTATCCAAAACAGCTAGTAAAGTTGCACTAGGCGGATTCATTATTAAACTATAAATAAATTTAGGTTGAatatatatttgaaataaatctaatTTTTGTGCAGGTTTAAGTTTTAACTTTAAAGTATTTCTAAGGGGAAAGTAAAAGGGGACCTCCCCTTAAGTAAAAGGGGACCTGAGACATTCTTTTCTAATACACCCCAGGAGCTAAATTTTGTACCTAAATAATTAAAAGTGTTGTCTGGTTCAATATAGGGGATTTTTTCATTATTAACCATTATAGATGGATCTTCAATATACCATGACCTTCTACTATGTACAATTTGAAATGTAGCACATTTAGGAACTGATAATTCCATATTTAACTGCTTTAAAATCTTACTTAAAGTATTTATTTGACGACGTGCCGCTTCTTTACTTTTTGCCAGAAGGACGatatcatctgcaaaggctagaaCCGACAAATTTTTACCTCCTATTTCAATACCGTCATTATGTTCCTGGAGTTGATTCAAAAATGGATCGAGTACAATGTTAAATAAGAAGGGAGAGAGCGGGTCTCCCTGCTTTACACGGCGCTTAAGATTTATTACGGTTTTTTCACCATTAGCGCACGTAATACGCGTTGAACAATCATTATACATGTCGGCAATAATATTACATAACTAACTAGGAACCCTTGCTCTATCTAGTTGTTTAAGAATTGCTTGATGCGGCACGGTATCAAACGCTTTTGCAATATCCACTATTGTTACCACTCCTCCGTTCACACTTTTCATTACTTGAATAGCGTCCGTAAGTATTGAAACATTACATCTGCATCCGTCTTCACGAGTAAATCCTTTTTGacgaatattaatattaataaactgTCCTAACTTTTTATCCAAAATTCCTGAGAAGATTCTGGCTATAATTGGCCCGATTGTAATTGGACGCCAATTTTTAACATTATTTAAATCTGAGTTAACCTTAGGAATTAAAGTAGTTCTGTTAATTTTCCAAACTCGAGGGTAATATTCTCATCGCAAAagtatattaaataatttagttAAGATTTCTGGCGTACCTTTTTTAACAAGATGAATTCTCTTTACTCCATCGGTACCTGCTGCTGAAGTAAAGTTAGTTCGTTTTAATCTATCTATTACATCTTGAACCGACATATTAGGGCAAACTTCCATCATGCTTCGCCTATCGCTGTTTATTGGCATATAATTACTCTGTGGGTTGGTTGCTTCCCATAATTTCTTATAAAATTGATCTACTACCGAAGCTTGGGGTAAAGTAGATCTATCCGTCATAAAAGAAGAATCTCCTTTAATAGCGTAATCAGCTAGGCGTTTTGGGCATTTTTTAAACAACTCTTGACACCTTGCGTAGGCAAAACGCTTTCTAGAGGCATGATTGATTGAATGGGGATCGGATGACTGCCTAGTATTCATTCGATTCCGTTTTTGTTTATTAGCCCTATTATTTttgcttttatttttatttccgctTGATGTATCTACGACAATTAACACAGGCTTAAGTGTTTTATCTATAAATTGCTCTATTTTTTCCttaatatttacatttataaCTTCATTTGCATTTAACTCAGTTAATATAGCGTCCAATTCAATATTTGCTCTTTCGAATTTTGAGCCTTCTGGTAGTTCAATAGTTTTAATATAGTCTAAAATAAAGGAATTCCACTCATTATCACTCACGGTTGTACTTATATTTATCATTTCTTGTGGCTCGTCTTCATTAGCACTAAGATATATTTCTTCTTCAGACTCGGAACTCGAACACTCAACTTGTGCTGTACTGTTAGCTCTAAGTCGCCGCCTCTTGTCGCTAATTTGCTTACAAGATGTAGATGATAGAAATTTCTGAATTTCTTTATTAATTTGGCGCTTATTCTGAAACCTTCGCCTACGTTCGATCAGCAGATTAACTTCATCTTGGGTCCACTCATACGCTTTACGACCACCAGTTTTTTTGCTTTTCATTTGTAGCATTCGTTTTTGGTTCCGAACTTCTGGATGTTTACTACGTTCATGGGTCGAGAGGCCACTTTGTGAATTAAATCTGAGTTCACAGTGCTCACAGGAGTACGGTAACGAGGTATCAGGCGGCCCCTTACATTTCGGGTAATGGCATACCCAATTATGAATGCCTTTAAACTGTCGAAGGCATTTACTGCAAATATAATGTATTAATTCTTGTTTATGATACTGGGTGATTTGCGATTTTAGGTCCTCATATTTAACAGGCCAATATGCATGCCCTTTTGGAGACAACAGCTACATGTCGAGTTCGGAGTGAGTAGTAACTTTATTTTAAATTGTATGGCTGAATTCGTAGTCCGTTTACTCGCTAGGGCGTCAACAATGGTTCCCTGATCAGTAGCGGATAAATCCGCCACGAGCGAAATGGAACCTGATTCGCTCGTGTCGAGGCATCATTAACTGTGTCCATTATttgtttctaataataaatgtgAAATCGATACATCAAATCCCCACGTTTCCTCTCTTGTCCATACATCTGCGATTGTCTGCATCAAAATACAACCGGGCGCACCTTGGTGCTGaatcaaaattttgtttactGCCAAAGTACAGTATTTCTAGCTATCTAGCCAGTACAATACAGATCTTAATTTGTACTCTTAACTTACGGCACAGTTTACCGGTTGTTGCTGGACCTCATTTAGCCACATGCTTCAGCCAGATAATCAACCAATAAGTCAACCATCTGACCGGATCACGTGTTAGCGGCGGTACCTATGGGAGGTAGAGGACCAGCTAGAGTCGGAAGAGGCTAAAGGACCTAATGAAAGGTCTATATTGCGTATCACCGACCCAggtaactatgactctcttaagcGTGCACGCGGATCCATCAGCGCCACTCGATGTAAAGGCCACTCCCTATCCCTCCGCACCTCCACGAGGTGGGAGCCAGGCAACGTCCGATTCATAAGAATCGGGCGGCAGAGCCGGAGGGAAGGCGCCGATGGAGCCGCGGGTACccttaagagagtcatagttactcccgccAAGTGGGGAAGCGgattaccccccccccccccccccccactgaGCGTTCCCAAAAAATTGTTAAAGAAGATTTCTCAAACATTTCAAGGTTTACATAGAGTTTTTACTCTTACCTTTTCTTATCTTCATTGGTGAAGGCCTTTCGGTTGATCGAAAGGAGTAAAATCTGAGTAAATCGACTATTGAGAAAGGCCATAGCGGGCACTTCGGCCCCTTTTGCCGTTAACAGGCAGCATACAACGGGTGATAGCAACCCTCATTAGCCTCTAACGGGTTTTTTCTTAAATACTTACTTATAGTGTGTTTATGTTCTGTAGCGGTTAAGTTAGTATAGTCTTTAGTTAGTTGTTAGTTGATAGTGACCTAATATCTAATTAATCTCGTTCTTATTAGTAGTAGTGAGTTTTTCCGAAATGAAAGTTGTGCGATGCGTCGTAACAGATCCGGAGCGATGGACCCCAACCTAATAGCCAGGCTACGTGCTATACGGGCCGGTGCGAATTGGGACGGGGAAGAATCGAGTAGTGACGAAGAGTGTGGACCCGTGCCCCTGGGACCAGTTACTCGAATGGAGGTACCTGCCGATATCATCAAGCAGTACCAGATGCAGGGGGTAGCAGCCAAGCGGAAACACGTGCCGCCGACTCCCAAGCCTAAGGAGAAGAAAGAGCCGAAAGAAGCCGACCCTCCTAGGAAGATCATCAGGGATGTGGCTCCGGCGCCAGTTCAGCACAAGCCCCAAAGGTGTGCCACCGTATCCGGGCCGGGGGTAGAACTGGGAGATTCACACAGTAGCCCAGAACCAGAGAACGTGAAACAGTATTTCACGGGGGACGTCGAGCGTTTCAATGACGGAATGCTGACGCATGCGTGTACAGAGAGTGGTTCGCCGACATCCGAGATGAGTCGTCTCGTTACGTGGGCCGCGATGAACGGGGCTGGGCCTGTTCTGCCCACAATTGCCAATTGGAGGCAGCCTACGATCTGGGAAGATCGGGCTGCCAGATTGGCCGCCGCCACCGAGGAGGAAGTGGATGGCGCAGTATTTCGCAATTCAGCAGCGAAAGATGCCGGGAAGATGCCGCCCGGTAAGCAGGGTGCCCGAGAGGAGGGACCCGATGAAAAAAGGCCAAAGACCAAGCCAGTAAAAAAGAGAAAATCACTCAGCGTACGAGCAATGGCGATTGCAGTACAAATCAAAGACGACCCCGCCCGCATCATGGGCGTCTTGGGGAGCGGAGGGGCAAACAGGAGGTGGGCTACGGCAGTAGCTCAAGCCTTACGGAAACAAGGGATCGGTGGCGGAACACTGAAAAGATGGGAGACTGAGTCTCTAGGCTACGCTGCACTCACACCCAAGGAGAAGGCCTTGGTTGTCAAGAATACCGTGGAGTTGTGGGCCTCGAACTGCTTAACATCTGCAGTTTTCGAGCTATTAAAAGGGTGGCGGAAGTGATAGTGGGCGGACGCCAGAGCGTAGAGCACTTCTACGCTCAGGGTGACGACGTTATATTCGCCACCACTTCACTGCCGTTCATCCAAAAATAGGTTACGAGGTACACCCCCTAAAGACCTATATATCCTTAGGGAGAGTGGAGTTTTTGCGGAGAAGTTATGAATGCGACGGGGTAACCGGATATCTAGCGAGGAGTTTCGTGAATATCCGGTTCCGTAACGCGGTGCAGGCATCTCCGCTAACACCGGGAGAGCCACTTTATTCGGCTTTAAGTCAGTGGCATCTACTGTCACTAAGAACCGGTTCTCCCAAGGGGTGTGCCGAGCTGTACCTAGAGTTTGCTGAGGCCCAGGGCTTAGAAAAAGCCAAATGTGCAGCATACGCACTAACACCTAGTGCACTGGGCGGCTGCGGAGTAGACCGTTGCAACAGGATGGGCGCCTGGCTCGAGGATTACAGCAACGGATTACTGTACACAATGGAGATGAGGAAGGAGCTACGCGTAGTTAAAAAAGACCTGGGAGCGTGGGAAGATAGGTTCGCCAGGATCGGGTGGGAACTCAGGGGAATTGAGAGGAGCAAAATGTTGAGTCAATTAGCGTCGACCTGGGGGATAAGGGAATCCACACTAGTTGGGGATGCCCATTCATCCTTCGTGGAAGTCGCTCCGGTGCAACCAGTGCCACCTAGCAGCCCTTTCATTTTAGCGGAGCCCCGTGATATCTGGGACCTGTCACACGTACCAATCCAGATAATCGGTAACTACAAGCGGAAGCTACTAGAGGATagggaagaagaaaaaggatGTAGAGCTGAGTGCCACGGATTGCTTCGTGCGTTACGCAAACGCATGAGTATCCGAATGTATACCGGCTACCTATATGGGGAGTGGGAGCATCCGACTCCACTCACAGAAAGGGTGGGCCCAAGGTACGGAGGAGACATCAAGAAGTGAGCGACACGCGCAGTAAGACGTGTACTCGTAGCAAGAGACGTAAATCTTTCCAAACTTAGTCAAAATCTTTTATGGATAGAAGAACGAATGAAAGTGATGCTCAGGGAGCTCAGGAAATGGGCGCTTCTTGTGCAGTAAGAGGCCCAGAGGTGTTCTAGGAgacctctatttttttttttttttaattttttttttattttttttttaatcacggTGCCCTATAAAGAGTCAAAGTCACCGTGACATTATGCCTGATACGCAGGCACACCTATCGAGAACAAAGACTTCTCTATCCCACGTCTACCCGCCTCCATGTCATACTAGTGGTAGCGTTAAACCTCCGGTAAGCATTGAGTCCCCCTACAAGTACCCTCGTTGATATTACTTTGTGCTCGGTCTTGCGTATAATTTTCCTATTTAACGGGCCTTTGGCGGAATGAGGTCCCCATATCCCTCTGCTAGACAGTGTTATCGTTTCAAAGACCACCGTTTACGTGTTATACCGTTTCTTAATAGCTTCTATCAAGCTGCTGTTCTTCTTATAATAATTCATTTTCTTCAGGTGTGCCTTGTTTAGATCCGTTTGTTCGCTGTTGACCTGCGCATCGATAACAACTGCCTCATCATTTCCGTTCTTAGCGATGATGTCCGGCTTTCTTAAACCTTCTTCCGTCTGAATGTGGGGTTCTTCCTCAACTTCGTACCCCTTCGTCCTAAGTTCCCTCGCGACGTAATTAGGTATGGCGTTATGTCTTTTTATTCTGGCATCATGTGTTCGATGGCAACACTGCAGCACATGGTTTAGCGTTTCCGGTTCAGGACAACCTGCACGATATCTTCTGTCTCGAGTACGACCTCTTGATGTTCTAGAGCGAGTTGGTAATGCATTTATCTTGAGACGGCAAAGATTAATAAAATCTTTACCCGTTAAAAACCTATTTCCTTCAAAGACCCACCGGTGTTGTTGTGGGGTTTTGCATGACTCTTTCAAAGGACTACCATCTACCGTCGCATAGAGCTTGTTCGCCCATCGCTTCCTGAGTGACTCTGATGTTCTGAGTAGAGCTCCATCCACCGTAAGACGCCTCTCTGCTACGGCAATCTCATTTTCGAGGAAGCGTCCAGAAGCTGTTTGCCTGGCATCGTCTGATAGTGGTAGTGCGGTGAGTCGGGCCAGGCGCTGTTTAGGCATTTCCCACCTCATGGACGGTAATCCGAGGCCACCATCGCCAACATTCGCATGAAAATAGGCTATATTCGTATCGGATGGGAGACGCAAACAGTTCCTTGCAGCTTGCCTTACCATCTTATCGATCTTATTTAGCACCCCTATTCTCATAGCACCTAACGCCAATACGTGTTGCAGCCCGGGTAGTACCACAGTTCTTAACGCAAAGAGCCGTTGTTGTGGCTTAAGTGGAGCAGATGTTAATGTCTTCATCGTGACAGCTAACTGTGGACTGGGATTCACTGCCACTCGCCCATCAGGAGTGAATGGAACACCAAGATATTTCCATTGGTCCGTCCGTTTGAGCGTAGGAAGCTTCCTTCCACCACATGAGAAAGAGAGACTTGCTTCCACTATCGTTTTCTTTTCGTGTGGAACCGACGTAAGGACAACCGTTAACGATTTGGCCGCGTTAATGGACATTCCACAACTTTGGAGGAACTCTGAGGTGGTGTCCAGAGCCAATTGCATTCCAGACTTGGTGGATGCAAATAGCAAAAGGTCATCCGCAAAAGCTGCTTCATTGATCTTCATGTCGCCTATTTCAATGCCTACTTCAGGCGGAAGCTTCTTCCATAATCGATCCATTACAAGATTGAATAGGAAGGGCGATAGCGGATCACCTTGCTTTACACCTCGTTGTGGGTGGATCAGATGCGATGTCCACGTTCCACATACCAACCGAGTAACGTTGGTCTCATAGACGTCCTTAATGCAGTCAATCAGCGGTGCCGGTGCTCCATACAGCTGTAATGTATGTCTGATGGTTTGATGTGATACCGAATCAAAGGCTTTGGCCACATCAATCGATGCCAGATATAAGGACTTATTGCGCTGATGATGATATCTAAGCGCCACATCGAGGAGGAATATATTTTCTGAGCACCCATCTGATTCACGGAAGAACCTCTGCCGCTGAACAAGTGGTATCTTGGCCGCCATCCTTTTCGCCAGTATTTTGTGTAAAATACGGACGAGAACAGACGAAATTGTTATTGGTCGAAAATCGGCGGGGCTATCAGGGTCCGACTTCTTCGGGATAAGTGTGGTAGTAGACTCCGTGAGGTATTTTGGGAGTCTCCTGCACCACATCATGATGTTTAATATCCTTTCGATCACCCAAACGGGTATCTTTCGAAGAAGCCTTGCCGTAATACCATCAGGACCAGCCGCAATAGTCACTCTAGGAAAGGAAGATCTTATTTCTTTCTCTGTTACTGGGGCCCATAGATTGCTCTCCACTTGTCGCTCCTGCGCACCATCGGGGTAAGAATCCGACGTTTCGGTCAGAAGCTTTTCCCAAAATGGGACCATAACTTCCTTCTGAGGTGATTGCTCCAGACGATGCTCTTTCAGAAGGGAGTGCACACATCGGGCGGGGTTTCGCGTCCACAGGTCCTGTATACGCGCATATTCCGCTCTTCGCATCTTCCTACGTGACAAGCTCGTGTTGACAGGTGTTTCGATGTCAGGCTTCTGTTTCAGTTTCCGCGCCGGAAACGTGTCAAGCAGATAGAGCGTTAAGCACTTGAAGATCTGCTTCGTTGCCCTCAAGGGAGTCGTATATATCCACTAGCGTAGCGGATCTGAAATCCTGCGTAGATGGAATGTCTGGGAGATTGAGGTGATTTATGATCTCCTGATCATAGTTGGTACAATCCGATCGGTCCTCCATAGGCAGTTCCAGAATAACAGATGTTGATGATTCCATCTCAAGAACAAATTTTTGCACTAACTTTTTGTACTGCTCTTGTTTCCTATGCGACTTGATAGAGTCATACGATCGATCGGTGAACACCTTAGCTAACGCTTGATTAATATTGCGTACACCCTGGACAGACAGCTCAGCTTCCTTACGCGCCAGAAGCGTATGCTCTTGTTCATTCCACCGAGCCTTCACTGGCTCTTTCTTGCACAACTGGTCATACCAGTTGGGATGGGCCTTCTTCTCATGTAGGGACCCCCCAATAGCTTTTCCAAATGTTCTCGGGTATCCCGGAAAGCGACATGATACTCCGGAGGGCTGAGATAAAGCGTGGGATGAGATTTCTTCGTTCCCAGAGCTACTGTGTGTTGGAACGGCAGAGCCAGAGCGCTCACCGTTTGATTTGTTCATCCGAGGCTTGGTTTTAGTCCTTGGGCCAACACAAATAGGACTCGAGAGGGTTGGCAACCCCCAAGAGCCGCTAACGCCGCACGCCGTTTCTCCATGGCACCCCTCCAGGGAGGGGGAACCATGTTACCGGCGAGAACCTATAGGAGGTACGACGTACGACTTGGGTAGGAGAGGCTATTTGAGACGCATCCTACCCCTGTAACTATAACTCTCGAAAGAATGTATGCGGATCCATCGGTGCCACTCGATGTAAGGCGCCTCCACGAGGTGGGAGGCGGGCAACGTCCGATTCCTAAGAATCGGGCGGCTGAGCCGGAGGGAAGGCGCCGATGAAGCCGCGGGCATccttaagagagtcatagttactcctgccgtttacccgcgcttttttgaatttcttcacgttgacattcagagcactgggcagaaatcacattgcgtAAACACCCTTGGGGGCTTCGTTTTAATTAAACAGTCGGATTCCCCTAGTCTgtgccagttctgagctgagcgttgaatggcggccgaagagGACGAAAGCTACGGCGAACGGCCGCTGAAGCctcgcagcaaagaagatccgtgggaggccaaggcacgggaccgagctcagattccgggttacgcatgcacgaagcagcggcccgttcagctcgcccaggcccggcactcagccaaacccacttcccgaccaagcccgacacgccccgctcctcaaagccaatccttattccgaagttacggattcaatttgccgacttcccttacctacattaatctatcgactagaggctctttaccttggagacctgctgcggatatgagtacgaaccggcgcgacacctccacgtggccctctcctggattttcaaggtcCGAGGGGAAGATGCGAACATcgccgcaactgcggtgctcttcgcgttccaaaccctatctacctgctagaggtttccagggaactcgCACGCTTATACAGAAAACAAAACTCTCCCCGCACCTCCCGACGGCGTCTCCAGGTCATTTTGGGTTACCCCGACGAACACTCTTatgagggcccggattggtatacggttccgctgccgggttacggaataggaaccggattccctTTCGCCCAATGGGTGTGTGTCTTTCGCGCACTTTATTTTTGTGTATTGTTCCTTCAAAattgttgcttttagtacaccacatttacgtaagatttctcttagggcttaggatcgactgactcgtgtgcaacggctgttcacacgaaacccttctccacaACAGTCCTCCAGGTCCACGCTGGAGtatttgctactaccaccaagatctGCACCGACGGCGACTCCAGGCAAACTCACGCCCAGACCCTTCTGCGCACACCGCCGCGACCCTCCTACTCATCAGAGCTTCATGAAGGACCGAAATGCTTTcgcgtgccttcccacttgccactgacggcggagtataggcgcgacgcttcagcgccatccattttcagggctagttgtttcggcaggtgagttgttacacacTCCTTAAAGGATTCCAACTTCCACggccaccgtcctgctgtcttaagcaaccaacACCTTTCACggtatcccataagcgtcgacttagGCGCCTTAATTCTGCATTTGGTTCATCCCAcagcgccagttctgcttatcaaaattggcccacttgacactctgatccgagatctcatggcttcatagttcaagtTCGTTCAAGCAAGCCAGAGGTCTCACCCATTTGAAGTTTGAGAATAGGTTGAGGCCGTTTCGACCCCAAGGGCTCTAGTCATTCACTTTACCAGATGAGACTCATCGcacat of Xylocopa sonorina isolate GNS202 unplaced genomic scaffold, iyXylSono1_principal scaffold0117, whole genome shotgun sequence contains these proteins:
- the LOC143432381 gene encoding uncharacterized protein LOC143432381, which translates into the protein MDTVNDASTRANQGTIVDALASKRTTNSAIQFKIKLLLTPNSTCSCCLQKGMHIGLKCLRQFKGIHNWVCHYPKCKGPPDTSLPYSCEHCELRFNSQSGLSTHERSKHPEVRNQKRMLQMKSKKTGGRKAYEWTQDEVNLLIERRRRFQNKRQINKEIQKFLSSTSCKQISDKRRRLRANSTAQVECSSSESEEEIYLSANEDEPQEMINISTTVSDNEWNSFILDYIKTIELPEGSKFERANIELDAILTELNANEVINVNIKEKIEQFIDKTLKPVLIVVDTSSGNKNKSKNNRANKQKRNRMNTRQSSDPHSINHASRKRFAYARCQELFKKCPKRLADYAIKGDSSFMTDRSTLPQASVVDQFYKKLWEATNPQSNYMPINSDRRSMMEVCPNMSVQDVIDRLKRTNFTSAAGTDGVKRIHLVKKEYYPRVWKINRTTLIPKVNSDLNNVKNWRPITIGPIIARIFSGILDKKLGQFININIRQKGFTREDGCRCNVSILTDAIQVMKSVNGGVVTIVDIAKAFDTVPHQAILKQLDRARVPS